A window of the Rhodoferax sp. GW822-FHT02A01 genome harbors these coding sequences:
- a CDS encoding S-(hydroxymethyl)glutathione dehydrogenase/class III alcohol dehydrogenase gives MQTKAAVAWKAGQPLTIETVDLAGPRLGEVLVEIKATGICHTDYYTLSGADPEGIFPAILGHEGAGVVVDVGPGVTSLKKGDHVIPLYTPECRQCKFCLSRKTNLCQLIRGTQGKGLMPDASSRFSLNGDPIFHYMGTSTFSNYTVVPEIALAKIRSDAPFDKVCYIGCGVTTGIGAVIFTAKVEAGANAVVFGLGGIGLNVIQGLKMVGADKIIGVDLNPAREAMARSFGMTHFLNPKDIEAAGGNIVDAIVQLTDGGADYSFECIGNTKVMRQALECTHKGWGRSIIIGVAEAGAEISTRPFQLVTGRKWEGSAFGGARGRTDVPKIVDWYMEGKINIDSLITHTMPLEDINKGFDLMKRGESIRGVVLF, from the coding sequence ATGCAAACCAAAGCAGCCGTCGCCTGGAAAGCCGGGCAACCCCTCACCATCGAAACCGTGGACCTGGCTGGGCCGCGCCTGGGCGAGGTGCTGGTGGAGATCAAGGCCACCGGCATTTGCCACACCGACTACTACACCCTGAGTGGTGCCGACCCGGAGGGCATCTTCCCGGCCATCCTGGGCCATGAAGGCGCTGGCGTGGTGGTGGATGTGGGCCCGGGCGTCACCTCGCTCAAGAAGGGCGACCACGTCATTCCGCTCTATACGCCCGAATGCCGCCAGTGCAAGTTCTGCCTGTCGCGCAAGACCAATCTGTGCCAGCTGATCCGCGGCACGCAAGGCAAGGGCCTGATGCCCGATGCCAGCAGCCGCTTCAGCCTCAACGGCGACCCCATCTTCCATTACATGGGCACCAGCACCTTCAGCAACTACACCGTGGTGCCCGAGATTGCGCTGGCCAAGATCCGTTCCGACGCGCCCTTTGACAAGGTCTGCTACATCGGCTGCGGCGTGACCACCGGCATCGGCGCGGTGATCTTCACCGCCAAGGTGGAGGCCGGCGCCAACGCCGTGGTGTTTGGTCTGGGTGGCATCGGCCTGAATGTGATCCAGGGCCTGAAGATGGTGGGTGCCGACAAGATCATTGGCGTGGACTTGAACCCCGCCCGTGAAGCCATGGCCCGCAGCTTTGGCATGACGCACTTCCTCAACCCCAAGGACATCGAAGCCGCAGGCGGCAACATCGTGGACGCCATCGTGCAGCTCACCGACGGCGGCGCCGACTACAGCTTCGAGTGCATCGGCAACACCAAGGTGATGCGCCAGGCGCTGGAGTGCACGCACAAGGGTTGGGGCCGCAGCATCATCATCGGCGTGGCCGAAGCCGGCGCCGAAATCAGCACCCGTCCCTTCCAGCTGGTGACCGGGCGCAAATGGGAAGGCTCGGCCTTTGGCGGCGCCCGTGGCCGCACCGACGTGCCCAAGATCGTGGACTGGTACATGGAAGGCAAGATCAATATCGACAGCCTGATCACCCACACCATGCCGCTGGAAGACATCAACAAGGGCTTCGATTTGATGAAGCGCGGCGAGTCCATCCGCGGCGTGGTGCTGTTCTGA
- the pcaF gene encoding 3-oxoadipyl-CoA thiolase: MQQAFICDAIRTPFGRYGGALSSVRTDDLGAIPLRALMQRNSSVDWDAVTDVILGCANQAGEDNRNVARMAALLAGLPQEVPGGTVNRLCGSGLDAVGTAARAIRAGEATLMLAGGVESMSRAPFVMPKAESAFSRANAVYDTTIGWRFVNKLMKAQYGVDSMPETAENVATDYKIDREAQDRMALASQLKAVAAQKAGHLAREICAVHIPQKKGDALVVETDEHPRETSLEALAKLKGVVRPDGTVTAGNASGVNDGACALLLADEATAAKNGLTPRARVVGMATAGVAPRVMGIGPAPATEKVLALTGLGLDQLDVIELNEAFAAQGLAVLRMLGLQDDDARVNAWGGAIALGHPLGASGARLATTAVNRLHATGGRYALCTMCIGVGQGIALVLERV, translated from the coding sequence ATGCAACAAGCTTTCATCTGCGACGCCATCCGCACCCCCTTCGGCCGTTATGGCGGCGCCCTCTCCTCCGTGCGCACCGACGACCTGGGCGCCATCCCGCTGCGCGCCCTCATGCAACGCAATTCCTCGGTGGACTGGGATGCAGTCACCGACGTGATCCTGGGGTGCGCCAACCAGGCGGGTGAAGACAACCGCAACGTGGCGCGCATGGCTGCGCTGCTGGCGGGCCTGCCCCAGGAAGTTCCCGGCGGCACCGTCAACCGCCTGTGCGGCTCCGGCCTGGATGCGGTGGGCACGGCCGCACGCGCCATCCGCGCCGGAGAAGCCACGCTAATGCTGGCCGGTGGCGTGGAGAGCATGAGCCGTGCACCCTTCGTGATGCCCAAAGCCGAGAGCGCTTTCAGCCGCGCCAACGCGGTGTATGACACCACCATCGGCTGGCGCTTCGTCAACAAGCTCATGAAGGCCCAGTACGGCGTGGACAGCATGCCCGAGACGGCAGAGAACGTGGCCACCGATTACAAGATAGACCGCGAAGCGCAGGATCGCATGGCACTGGCCAGCCAGTTGAAAGCCGTGGCCGCGCAAAAGGCCGGCCACCTGGCGCGCGAGATCTGCGCGGTGCACATTCCCCAGAAAAAGGGCGATGCGCTCGTCGTGGAAACCGATGAACACCCGCGCGAAACCAGCCTGGAAGCGCTAGCCAAGCTCAAGGGTGTGGTGCGTCCGGACGGCACGGTGACGGCAGGCAACGCCAGCGGCGTGAACGATGGTGCCTGTGCCCTGCTGCTGGCCGACGAAGCCACCGCAGCCAAGAATGGTCTGACACCGCGCGCCCGCGTGGTGGGTATGGCGACTGCCGGCGTGGCGCCGCGCGTGATGGGCATTGGCCCGGCACCTGCGACAGAAAAGGTACTTGCTCTCACGGGCCTGGGCCTGGACCAGTTGGATGTAATCGAACTCAACGAAGCCTTTGCCGCGCAGGGCTTGGCGGTGCTGCGCATGCTGGGACTGCAGGACGACGATGCACGCGTCAACGCCTGGGGCGGCGCCATTGCCCTGGGGCATCCGCTGGGCGCATCGGGCGCACGACTGGCCACCACAGCGGTCAACCGGTTGCATGCCACCGGTGGGCGCTACGCGCTGTGCACCATGTGCATTGGTGTGGGCCAAGGCATCGCGCTGGTGCTGGAACGGGTCTGA
- a CDS encoding MaoC family dehydratase: MRFAEFSAGLVIEAGPYHVTQAEVLQFATAYDPQWFHTDPEAAAQGRFGGLIASGWHTCGIAMRLLADKALKGSESFASPGLAYIKWPHPVRPGDDLTVRATVLETRVARSQPGLGILRWRWQLFNAQGAEVLGLEATSLFDLSQQLSN, translated from the coding sequence ATGCGGTTCGCTGAATTCTCTGCAGGGCTGGTGATAGAAGCCGGCCCCTACCATGTGACCCAGGCCGAAGTCCTGCAGTTCGCCACGGCCTACGACCCGCAGTGGTTCCACACCGATCCCGAGGCTGCAGCACAAGGTCGCTTCGGCGGCCTGATTGCCAGCGGTTGGCACACCTGCGGCATCGCCATGCGCCTGCTGGCGGACAAGGCGCTCAAGGGCTCAGAGTCGTTTGCCTCGCCGGGGCTGGCCTACATCAAGTGGCCACACCCGGTGCGCCCTGGGGACGACCTCACCGTCCGCGCCACGGTGCTGGAGACGCGCGTAGCGCGCAGCCAACCGGGTCTGGGCATCCTGCGCTGGCGCTGGCAACTGTTCAACGCCCAGGGTGCCGAGGTGCTGGGCCTGGAAGCCACCAGCCTGTTTGATCTGTCCCAGCAACTTTCCAACTGA